TCATATTTCTTTAGTCATCTTTATATGAACTCCGAAACACATATCAATACAATATTGGAATCAACTAATCGATCAAAAAGTTCACACCATACTATACTATCCTCGAAGATAGCtcaaaaaaagagaaaataaaaaaaatattgcACCCATATTCGATCACCTTTTTACTAGCATTTGATGCCATTAATTTCAACCTGATTagcttttgaaaattccTGTCCACGAGTGGTTCCTTCAACAGGTTCTTTGATGAAGGCGTATTTCCTCATCTTAACAGCGATGAACCCGAAAACTCACACCCGCATGGAACTTTCGTCAATTGCACCCTATAAAACCATAAACAGTACAATAGCGCAACTGCAATGAAGATTGGTTTTACGATTCCCTTAGTACATACGTCTCTATCATCCTGCAAGGAACTCTAAAGCCATTCGTTTTCGAAGCGAAGATGCGAAAGGGTGCAAAAAAGCACATTTCTTCGAAGGGAACCTAGCGCCACGGCTAGTCAACCAGctttaaaaatgaaaagaatgaaaaaagGTGACTATGTGACTAGAGCTGCACCCCAGATTTCCAAACGGCATATATTTCGAACTCCGTTTCTGACAATTCAAATACTACAGCACGCCCAAATTCGCAtcgtttttttttaattcttgttaTATCTTTCGGAGTAAATCATCACTTTGTTTCTGCGAATAAATTATGTTGTTACTTTTCCTCTTGGCCTATCATCTGCTCTTTCTCTTCAGATCTCGCTTGTACCCGATACTAAATAGTTCTGACCCAATGCTCTACGAAGATCAGTATTGCGAAGTTCTTTCAACCGTCTTAATGAGATCTTTGCCCTTTTAGCCAACCTTTTTTCCACAACGTTTGGTTGAGAGGATGATGTTGGAGTGTCTCCCAATAGAATCACCAGTGATAAGTATTGTGGGCATAGCTTCCTTAGATGATGAGTTGTAATACCGcttgttttcaaaatggttAATCTTACCATGAAGCTTGATCCAACACCATTCGGTTGTAGTTCAATAGGGAAAACGTGCGAAATTTCTAGTATATCAGGATGCAATTGAGGGATAGTGGGAAATAATCCTTGTAATGCCAAATCGTCACTAGATACTACATGGTCCATAATGACTAGGGCAACTAGATCCTGTACTGTGCCTTGGCAGGTCCATGCCAAGTGTCTATGTAATCCAGATCTGTTGAAACTTAGCAATTGGGTTTCTCTACCGCTGGTAAAAGCCTGTAAGACGTAACTTGACACCATCGATTGTCTGACCCAAACTATGTTATCCATGCGTAATTGACGAATTGTTGGCCTCtccaaaagaatttcaaatattatTTCAGGATTCAGCTTACACAGTTGTGCGTTGTTGTAGTTATTGTTGTTCATATCCCATGGTTTAGTAGAATCGGTTAGATACGTGGCTCTTGGTTCCACAGGTGCACCAGGCACCATACTTCTTGGTTGTGGTTGACCACTGGAAGGTAACTCAAAATCCGTTGAGAGAATTAAATGCGAAAGATCAAGATGGATTAAATTTTTGCAAAGACGCAATAGATGTAGCAAATGACCTAGGGGTAAATCCTTGTAAGATGCATATGGGGCTGAATTTTTAATTGTTGCATGTTGATGAGGATGGGGATGAGGATGATTATAATTCGCAATGCCTGTGCTAGATGCAGTAGATACTGTTGCAGTAGAAGCAGACCTCTTGTGATTAGTAGGTCTTGATGCACTTGATGTTGTAATCGCCTTATTTTTCTGACTATTCCTTTTAAATTTAGTCCACAGTGAGGTCCATTTTCTCGGAGTCTCACCCGAACTACTTGACTCTCCGCTGCTACTGCTACTGCTACCACCGCTACCACCGCTACTATTACTACCACTTCTAGTGCTCGCATTACTCAGACTACTATTGGAACGATGACCTCTTGAATTGCTATAGCTGTAgtaattgttgttgttactGTAGCTACCGTTATTGTTGTGATAGAGATAATTTTCCAGTGATCCTACACTAACGCTCGGTCTATGCCCACATTTCCTTGTTGCTGAGTATCTTGCTTGCCAGTCTCTCCAACTGCCACCTAATCCTGTAAGTTCACCGCTACGCAATTGTGAGAGGTCTAGTTTTCTCACTAATAATCCATTATTTTCACACTGTCTTAAGCAGGTAACAAACTGGGCAACCCTATAAGTTGAAGTAAAATGAGGGCAGCTATACAAAACCTCCTTAGCAGCGTGGTAAAACGTTTGATTGACAAAGAGACATTCCACAATTGTCTGCTGGTCGCCTTCATTATCCAAcattgataaaattcttgaaacaATCTCTGGCGGCAATCGTCTCCATTTCTTAAATTTAGTTTGCTTACCTTGTCTACGAATACGATTGTtatgattattattacgACTCTCGCTGGCCTTTCTACTAGGTAGGCTAATCAGAGATTTGTAAAGCTTACTGCGGCTAACtgattccatttcttttacGTCTTGTTTAACAGACTGCATAGGAACTTCTTTGACCACCATGTTTCACACTCTTTGCCTTCAACTTTGATCCTGCCTGACAAACGCTTTTAGTAGACCCCAATGAATTTCTTATAAGTTTGATATGGTTGTAATAACTTGTTTGAGAAAGGGGTTTGCTTCTGCCGCTTTGCTGAGATCAAACCAGATTCACTAAGAAACTCGTCAggagaatttgaatatgaATGTGAATATAAAGTGACCAAGCAAATAGAATTTTCGAGCTAGAGCACCTATAATGAGACGACTCTGTAGATTGATTGTAAATACATCATTTTGTAACAGCCGTAGGGGCAATTTTGGTTGTTATTGTTGACACCTCATCCCTTCCTTTTTAGGAGAGATCATCACTGTCTTCTACAGTGACCCATAGTGAAGGGTCTGTTAATCGAGGGTCTGCTAATCGAGGGGCTGCAAAGAAGTGAATTACGTAGCAATCCCATATCGGTTTGGCTCTAGCTCTCCTTAG
The genomic region above belongs to Zygosaccharomyces rouxii strain CBS732 chromosome F complete sequence and contains:
- the COS111 gene encoding Cos111p (some similarities with uniprot|P38308 Saccharomyces cerevisiae YBR203W COS111 Protein required for wild-type resistance to the antifungal drug ciclopirox olamine not related to the COS family of subtelomerically-encoded proteins) encodes the protein MVVKEVPMQSVKQDVKEMESVSRSKLYKSLISLPSRKASESRNNNHNNRIRRQGKQTKFKKWRRLPPEIVSRILSMLDNEGDQQTIVECLFVNQTFYHAAKEVLYSCPHFTSTYRVAQFVTCLRQCENNGLLVRKLDLSQLRSGELTGLGGSWRDWQARYSATRKCGHRPSVSVGSLENYLYHNNNGSYSNNNNYYSYSNSRGHRSNSSLSNASTRSGSNSSGGSGGSSSSSSGESSSSGETPRKWTSLWTKFKRNSQKNKAITTSSASRPTNHKRSASTATVSTASSTGIANYNHPHPHPHQHATIKNSAPYASYKDLPLGHLLHLLRLCKNLIHLDLSHLILSTDFELPSSGQPQPRSMVPGAPVEPRATYLTDSTKPWDMNNNNYNNAQLCKLNPEIIFEILLERPTIRQLRMDNIVWVRQSMVSSYVLQAFTSGRETQLLSFNRSGLHRHLAWTCQGTVQDLVALVIMDHVVSSDDLALQGLFPTIPQLHPDILEISHVFPIELQPNGVGSSFMVRLTILKTSGITTHHLRKLCPQYLSLVILLGDTPTSSSQPNVVEKRLAKRAKISLRRLKELRNTDLRRALGQNYLVSGTSEI